In a genomic window of Streptomyces sp. SJL17-4:
- a CDS encoding SIMPL domain-containing protein (The SIMPL domain is named for its presence in mouse protein SIMPL (signalling molecule that associates with mouse pelle-like kinase). Bacterial member BP26, from Brucella, was shown to assemble into a channel-like structure, while YggE from E. coli has been associated with resistance to oxidative stress.), translating to MTIRRPSAARTARLLAATAVLGGLLVGTAAPALAAAPERTAPRAVRVAAPATVTVTGHGRASAAPDLAILSVGVEATRKTAKEAMAAQNTAAEALLAVLDKQGIADRDIRTDSLTLSPVYTQNAEGESKVTGYQAGQSFSVKVRKIDRAGQVIGAVNDATGDSGRINGVVFDVADPSALRVKAREAAYQDAYDKAAQHARLSGHRLGRLVSLSEGESTRPGPGAAPGVAHDEASVPLAPGEIEEQVTVSAVFELV from the coding sequence GTGACGATCCGCCGGCCAAGCGCCGCCCGTACCGCCCGTCTGCTCGCCGCCACCGCCGTGCTCGGCGGCCTGCTCGTCGGCACCGCGGCGCCCGCCCTGGCCGCCGCGCCCGAGCGGACGGCCCCGCGTGCCGTCCGGGTGGCGGCGCCCGCCACGGTCACCGTCACCGGCCACGGCCGCGCGTCCGCCGCGCCCGACCTGGCGATCCTCTCCGTCGGGGTCGAGGCCACCCGCAAGACTGCGAAGGAGGCGATGGCCGCGCAGAACACCGCCGCCGAGGCCCTTCTCGCCGTGCTGGACAAGCAGGGGATCGCCGACCGGGACATCCGTACCGACAGCCTCACGCTGTCCCCGGTCTACACGCAGAACGCCGAGGGCGAGAGCAAGGTGACCGGCTACCAGGCCGGGCAGTCCTTCTCCGTGAAGGTCCGGAAGATCGACAGGGCCGGGCAGGTCATCGGCGCCGTCAACGACGCCACCGGGGACTCGGGCCGGATCAACGGTGTCGTCTTCGACGTCGCCGACCCCTCGGCCCTGCGGGTGAAGGCACGCGAGGCGGCCTACCAGGACGCGTACGACAAGGCGGCGCAGCATGCCCGGCTCAGCGGCCACCGGCTCGGCCGGCTGGTCTCGCTCAGCGAGGGGGAGTCCACGCGCCCCGGCCCCGGCGCCGCCCCCGGCGTCGCCCACGACGAGGCGAGCGTCCCGCTGGCCCCCGGCGAGATCGAGGAGCAGGTCACGGTCTCGGCGGTCTTCGAGCTGGTGTGA
- a CDS encoding TetR/AcrR family transcriptional regulator, producing the protein MARVRLSVAERREELLRAAVEQIEVRGVAAVRIADVASALGVSNALVLYHFSSKEQLVAAAFAHAAEADLAHLRRLLGRRSSAVRRLQAAVRWYAPTGQAKGWRLWIEGWAASLRDPELRRVAASLDKEWKAALTRVIAEGAEAGEFRCPDPAAAAWRLTAFLDGLAVQTTAYAGSLTRSAMLRWADAALARELNLPDEGEGVGEHADAGRGVDDLPSGT; encoded by the coding sequence GTGGCGAGAGTGCGGTTGAGCGTGGCCGAGCGGCGGGAGGAGCTGCTGCGGGCCGCCGTCGAGCAGATCGAGGTTCGCGGGGTGGCGGCCGTCCGGATCGCCGACGTGGCCTCGGCGCTCGGGGTGAGCAACGCCCTGGTGCTCTACCACTTCTCGTCCAAGGAACAACTGGTCGCCGCGGCCTTCGCTCATGCCGCCGAGGCCGACCTCGCCCATCTGCGCCGGCTCCTCGGGCGCCGCTCCAGCGCCGTACGCCGCCTCCAGGCCGCCGTGCGCTGGTACGCGCCGACCGGACAGGCCAAGGGCTGGCGGCTGTGGATCGAGGGCTGGGCCGCCTCCTTGCGCGACCCCGAGTTGCGCCGGGTCGCCGCCTCCCTCGACAAGGAGTGGAAGGCGGCACTGACCCGGGTGATCGCGGAGGGGGCCGAGGCCGGGGAGTTCCGCTGTCCGGACCCGGCGGCTGCCGCCTGGCGGCTCACCGCCTTCCTCGACGGTCTGGCCGTCCAGACGACGGCCTACGCCGGCTCGCTCACCCGGAGCGCGATGCTGCGCTGGGCCGACGCCGCCCTCGCGCGCGAGCTGAACCTGCCGGACGAGGGTGAGGGCGTCGGGGAGCACGCGGATGCGGGCCGGGGCGTCGACGACCTGCCGTCCGGCACCTGA
- a CDS encoding STM4015 family protein, with the protein MTVGHYLEEFHGLPVFHFQDPESESESESDTRGELPDAAAVAWRLSAPTYCEDDDEQWGAQFERFLKTVDVGRVRALVVGGWDEAYENSSADIVTALIAANNRLTSLEAVFLGDMTGEDCEISWIIQSDVTPLLAAYPALREFGVRGGSELAFPSIRHTGLETLVVETGGLGADVVRGIVGSDLPALENLELWLGTDEYGGDSTADDLAPLLSGAAFPALRSLGLCNSVIQDAIAAAVAGAPVLARIERLDLSMGVLTDEGAAALLDGQPLTHLTHLDLSHHFLSEAMRERVLAALAPHGVTVDLGDAQVPDDDGDGRVYRYVAVAE; encoded by the coding sequence ATGACCGTTGGCCACTACCTCGAGGAATTCCACGGGCTGCCCGTGTTCCACTTCCAGGACCCGGAGTCGGAGTCGGAGTCGGAGTCGGACACACGGGGCGAACTGCCCGACGCCGCGGCGGTCGCCTGGCGGCTCTCCGCGCCGACCTACTGCGAGGACGACGACGAGCAGTGGGGTGCGCAGTTCGAGCGGTTCCTCAAGACGGTCGACGTCGGGCGGGTGCGCGCCCTGGTCGTCGGCGGCTGGGACGAGGCGTACGAGAACTCCTCGGCGGACATCGTCACGGCGCTGATCGCCGCCAACAACCGGCTGACCTCCCTGGAGGCGGTCTTCCTGGGCGACATGACGGGCGAGGACTGCGAGATCAGCTGGATCATCCAGTCCGACGTGACCCCGCTGCTCGCCGCCTACCCGGCCCTGCGGGAGTTCGGGGTGCGCGGAGGCTCGGAACTGGCCTTCCCCTCGATCCGGCACACCGGCCTGGAGACCCTGGTCGTGGAGACCGGCGGTCTGGGTGCCGACGTCGTGCGCGGGATCGTGGGCAGCGACCTGCCCGCCCTGGAGAACCTGGAACTCTGGCTCGGCACCGACGAGTACGGCGGCGACAGCACGGCCGACGACCTCGCACCGCTGCTCTCCGGCGCGGCGTTCCCCGCCCTTCGCTCGCTCGGCCTGTGCAACAGCGTGATCCAGGACGCCATCGCCGCCGCCGTGGCGGGCGCCCCCGTCCTCGCCCGCATCGAGCGGCTCGACCTGTCGATGGGCGTCCTCACGGACGAGGGCGCGGCGGCCCTGCTCGACGGCCAGCCGCTGACCCACCTGACCCATCTCGACCTCTCCCACCACTTCCTGTCGGAGGCCATGCGGGAGCGGGTGCTCGCCGCGCTCGCCCCGCACGGCGTGACCGTCGACCTCGGCGACGCGCAGGTGCCGGACGACGACGGCGACGGCCGGGTCTACCGGTACGTCGCGGTCGCCGAATGA